The proteins below are encoded in one region of Labeo rohita strain BAU-BD-2019 chromosome 15, IGBB_LRoh.1.0, whole genome shotgun sequence:
- the nars2 gene encoding probable asparagine--tRNA ligase, mitochondrial has translation MMSLTLQRIPAFTMSLFCRCSSKIFQRHCSRMLSKKVRVSDALSSKETGSNIRIQGWVRSVRPQKDNLFLHVNDGSSLQPLQVVASSQLNSRDLTFGCAVDITGTLEKSPNKKQNVELYAHQIKVVGECNPVDFPFKIKERHSLEYVRQFPHLRCRTNAFSSLLRIRSEATTAIQSFFRDNGYVQIHTPVITSNDCEGAGELFQVEPAGHKNDSDDPNPHFFSVPAYLTVSGQLHLEVMAGAFSAVYTFGPTFRAENSQSRRHLAEFYMVEAEAAFTESLDDLMKVMEDLFKATTEHVLSCCAEDVELFHKYIAPGHRDQVDLMLKRKFNVISYTEAIDILKSSSQNFTFSTEWGCDLQTEHEKFLVKHCGNIPVFVVNYPYELKPFYARDNQDQPNHTAAAVDLLVPGVGELCGGSLREERPELLRQRLARAGLEDTYAWYLQLREFGSVPHGGFGMGFERYLQCILGLHNIKDAIPFARFSHSCLL, from the exons ATGATGTCGCTCACATTACAGAGGATTCCTGCTTTCACCATGTCATTATTCTGTAGATGTAGCTCAAAAATCTTTCAGCGACACTGCAGTCGCATGTTATCCAAGAAAGTAAGAGTGTCTGATGCACTGTCAAGCAAAGAGACAGGATCAAATATTAGAATACAG GGGTGGGTTCGATCGGTCCGGCCACAGAAAGACAACCTCTTCTTACATGTGAATGATGGAAGTTCATTGCAACCTCTACAGGTCGTTGCCAGCTCGCAATTGAATAGCAG AGACCTCACATTTGGCTGTGCTGTTGACATCACTGGCACCTTGGAGAAGAGTccaaataagaaacaaaatgtGGAGTTATATGCTCACCAGATTAAAGTGGTTGGAGAATGCAATCCTGTG GATTTTCCTTTCAAAATCAAGGAGCGTCATTCTCTGGAGTACGTCAGGCAGTTTCCTCACCTCAGATGCCGAACAAATGCCTTCAGTTCCTTGCTCAGGATACGCAGTGAGGCTACAACTGCTATCCAGTCATTCTTCAGG GATAACGGTTATGTGCAGATACACACACCAGTAATCACCTCAAATGACTGTGAGGGAGCTGGAGAACTCTTCCAAGTTGAG CCTGCAGGTCATAAAAATGACTCAGATGACCCAAACCCACATTTCTTCTCTGTGCCAGCTTATTTAACAGTGTCAGGACAACTGCACCTGGAGGTGATGGCAGG GGCTTTTTCAGCAGTGTACACATTCGGTCCCACGTTCAGAGCAGAGAACTCTCAAAGTAGGAGACACTTGGCAGAGTTTTACATGGTAGAGGCAGAGGCTGCCTTCACTGAATCACTAGACGACCTTATGAAG GTAATGGAGGATTTATTCAAGGCTACCACAGAGCATGTGCTGTCCTGTTGCGCAGAGGATGTAGAGTTATTTCACAAATACATTGCACCAGGACACAGG GACCAAGTGGATCTCATGTTGAAAAGAAAATTTAATGT CATTTCTTACACTGAGGCCATAGACATTCTAAAGAGCAGTTCACAGAACTTTACATTCAGTACTGAG TGGGGCTGTGATCTTCAGACAGAACATGAGAAGTTCCTAGTAAAACATTGTGGAAACATCCCAGTGTTTGTCGTTAACTATCCCTACGAGTTAAAGCCTTTTTATGCCCGAGACAACCAGGATCAGCCAAACCACACT GCAGCTGCTGTAGATCTCTTGGTGCCTGGAGTGGGGGAACTCTGTGGTGGATCACTGAGAGAGGAGAGACCTGAACTTTTGAGACAACGACTAGCACg GGCTGGATTGGAGGACACATATGCATG GTATCTACAGCTGAGAGAGTTTGGCTCAGTCCCCCATGGTGGATTTGGAATGGGCTTTGAGAGGTAcctgcagtgcattctgggactCCACAATATTAAAGATGCAATTCCTTTTGCGAGGTTCTCACACTCCTGCCTGCTTTGA